One Streptosporangium becharense genomic window, GGGCAGGAAACCCGCCCTGGTCGCCACGGCGCATGAGGCCCGGTTGCCGAGGTGGTGCCCCAGCTCCAGGCGGAACAGGCCACGCTCGCGGAACGCCCACTCCGACATCTTCATGGTCGCTGCCACGGCCACCCCCCGCCCCCTGGCGTGCGGCAGCGTCCAGTACGACACCCAGCCGGTGTCGTGTGCGTCGATGTCGCTGACCGCCACGTTGCCCACGACCTCGCCGCCGCACACCACCGCGAACGCCTGCGCGTCGTCGCGGAACCCCCACAGCCCCATCCACTCCAGCGCCGCGCGGGGCGTGTCGATCGGCCTGGCCGCCTGGTCGGCCATGTCAGGGGAGCGGAACGCGTCGAGCAGCACCTGCACGTCGCCGGGATGCCATCCGCGCAACTCCACGTCAATCATGCCGTGCAGGGTATTGCCCGCGGGGCGGACCGGGAAGTGGTGCGCCGGCCCGGCCGCCGAGTCCGGCCCTCGCCCCCGGCCCGTCTCCCCCGGCCCGTCTCCCCGGCTCATCTCTCCCGGTTCCCCCTCCCCGGGCCGGAGAACGGGCCGGACAGCGCCGCCCACTGCAACAGCATGATGGTCTTCGCGTCGGCGATCTCCCCCGAGGCGATCATGTCGAGGGCCTTCGCGAAGGGCAGCTCCACCACCTCGATGTCCTCGCCGTCGTCGGCCAGCCCGCCGCCGTCGGAGGTGCGCCGGTCCGCGCTGTACGGAGCGGCGAAGAAGTGGACGCGCTCGGTGACGGAGCCCGGGCTCATGTAGACGTCGAAGACGTGCTCCACCTCGCCGATGTCGTAACCGGTCTCCTCGGCGGCCTCCCGCCGGATCGCGGTCTCCGGGTCGTCGTCGTCGAGCAGGCCCGCGGCCGTCTCCAGCAGCAGCCCGTCGGGGTGGCCGTTCACGTAGACCGGGTAGCGGAACTGCCTGGTCAGCAGGACGGTCTCGCGCCCGGCGTCGTAGAGGAGCACCGTCGCGCCGTTACCGCGGTCGTATGTCTCCCGCTCCTCGGTACTCCAGGTGCCGTTCCGGTGCCGGTAGTCGAAGGTCGTCTTGCGCAGCACGTACCAGCTCGACGAGAGCAGCTCCACCTCCCGCACCCGGACCCCGGGGTTGCCGGTCAGGTCGAACCCCACCCGGTCGAGGCCGGTGCGGCCCCGCCGGTCCGGGACGTCCACCCCGGGCACCCCTGCGGGGATGGTCTTCTTCGGTGTCTGTGAGGGTTCACGCATGAGGGTCAGTCTGCCCTGGGCTCCGGAGGAGGGCCGGTCCGCCCCGGGCGGAGACGAAGTCACTCCTCCCCGGGCGCGGGAGAAGATCAGTCCGCCTTGGGCACCGGAGAGGGCGGGACCGCCGCCCGCAGGGCCGCCGGGACATCGGGATCGAGGGGGAACACCCCGGTGAGACCGGTGAGCGTCAGGAGCCGTTCCAGGACCCCGGTGGCCCCGGCCAGGCGCAGGCAACCCCCCGCCTCGCCCGCGCGTCGCCGGAAGTCGAGCATGACCCACAACCCGGTGGAGTCGCAGAACCGGAGACCGGCGACGTCCAGGACCACGCGGGACGCCCCCCGGTCGAAGCGGGCGGTGAGGGCATCGCGCAGCAGGGGACTGGACAGTTTGTCCAGCTCACCCACGAGGACGATCACACAGGCACCGTCGTGCTCGCGGACCGAGACAGCAAGCGGCGTCGTCATCTCCGCACGTTCCTTAGGCCGGGTCTCCCGAGGCTATTCCAATGATCTTGATGAGAGGGCGATCTTCCACCGACCGAAACGCGCTCGTGAACAAAACCCGCTTCGGAACCGTCCGCATCGGTTGCCCGCCCACCGATAGATCTACCCCGTGCGGGGCACTCAGCCCCTATGAACAACGACGACGCGGAGAGCCGAGACTTCTGCAGGAAGGGATTCGACGGAAGGCCCTCGGACCGGCCCAGGACGACGGGAGAGATAGCCCTGAACCTGGCCGTCAGCGAATCGCTGGCCAACCACGGTCACCATGCCTTGGTCAACGCGCACGAGGCCGCGGCCAGCGGTCATGAGCACCTGGCCGAGGCGGGTGTCGGAGACGTGGAGGAGCACCTCGACCTCGCGCGCTGGCACCGGTGGTGCGCCATCGTGGAGGACCAACTGGCCGACGAAGCCGACCGGCGGACTCCCGCCAGGCGCGACAGGAGGACCTGAACGGGCGCGGTGTGATCGGGCGGCGGGGCCGGACGGGGTGCACCCCGCGGCCGTGGGCGTCCGCAGCCGGGGACGGGCGGTATCGGCCTCACCGCCCGAACCGGTCGGCCCCACCGCCCCAACCGGCCCGCCTCACCCGTTCAGCGGGCCGGACGTCCCGCTGCCGCGGATGCTCTCGACCAGGGCGGCGCTCTGACGTTCCAGATACGGCAGTCCCAGGCGTCGGTGGGTCTCCCGCGCGCGTTCGGCGTGGGTCAGGGCCTCCTCGGTCCGGCCGATCCGGTGCAGCAGCCGGGCGGTCGCCTCGTTGAGCGACCCCCAGGAGGCACAACCCGTGCCCAGCGTCACCAGCTGGTCGGTGATGGGGGCCAGCTCCGCCAGCAGGCCCCGTGGGTCGGGGCGGCCGATCCGGGCCGCGACGAGGGCCCACTGCCAGACCACGAACTGCCATGTCCAGTCATGCTCGGCGACCGCTCCCCACCAGTCGATGAGCCGGTGCGCGAGCGGCTCGTCCCCCGCCTCGACCGCGGCCAGTACGGCGGTGGGACGTAACAAGCGGTAGGAGTCGTTCCCGGCGGCGTCGACCAGCTCGGGCAGGAGGACCCCGTGGCGGCCCTGTGCCCGGTTCGCCAGGAAGGTACAGATGAGGTTGATGCAGTCGGGGCCCCACAGGCTGGTGAGCCGGTAGCTTTCGGCGGCGACCCCGGCCAGCCGTTCGACGTCCTCCCACCTGCCGTCCAGCATCGCCCGTCCGACCGCGGCGTAGGTCACCTGGGTCTCGATCTCCGGCATCCGCACCTCACCGGTCAGCCGCAGGCAGCAGGCGAGCTCGGTGTCGTAGTCGGTCAGCAGCCCGGAGCGCAGCAGGGTCGGCATCCGGTGCAGGCGCGCGATGATCTCGGCGGCCCGGGGCAGGTCCGGGAGCGTCAGGATCTCCTCCGCCGCCAGGTAGCGGTCCTCCTCGTACTCGGGCGTCCACGCCGCGATGACGAAGTTGTTGAGCGTCCGCGCCAGCAGCCGGTGGTCGCCGGTCTTCCGGGCGAGTGCGACGGCCTCGGTCGCGTGGCGCCGTCCCTCGTCGCGACGGTCGCTGTAGTAGAGCTCCACGCCGAGCGTGCCGAGCAGCTCGGCCCGGCGGGTGTCGTCGCCGGGCGGCAGGCGGTCGAGCTGCTCCTCCAGTACGGCGACCATGCGCGCGTCCACCACACCGTAGGCACGCCAGTTCCACAGTGTCACGCCGCCGAAGACCGTGGCCGCCTCGATCACCGCCGCGTCGTCGCCGCGCCGGGAGGCGAGCGTCACGGCCTCGTCGAGCGCGACGCGGGCTCCGGTCACGTCCCCGGTCACCCGGCGGGCCCGGCCCAGCTCGATGAGGAGCGCGGTGCGGGAGGCCGCCGACTCCGGCGCGTGCGGAGCGAGCGCCGCGAGCGCCTGCTCCCAGAACATGACCGCCTCGTCGTAGGCGAGGCGGGCCGCCGCCTGGACCGCCGCCCGGGAGGCGTACGACGTCGCCTTGGCCGCCTCGCCCACCCGCGCGGCCATGCCGAAGTGGTGAGCCAGCACGGGCAGCCGTACATCCAGGTCTCCCGGATGGAGGTTCTCGATCGCCTCCCCGACCCGCCCGTGGATCTGTGCCCGTTGCAGGCGGCTGAGGCCCTCGTAGAGCGCCTCCTGGACGAGCGCGTGCGAGAACCGGTAGTCCCAGCCGCCGTCCACCTCGGTGAGCAGGCCGATCGCCACGGCGGGTTCCAGCAGCATCATCATCCGGGTGGCGCCGACGCCGGTGGCCGCGTCGAGCACGTCGGCGTCGACGTCCCTGCCGATCACAGCGGCGACCCGCAACAGGGTCTGCGAGTCCTCCGGCAGCCGGGAGACGCGCCGCGTGATGACGTCGCGCACCCCGTCGGGCACGGCGATCGAGGTGACGTCCGCGACGGACAACCGCTGCAGGGGCGAGACACTGGTCAGCAGGCGGAGCAGCTCGCCGAGGAAGAAGGGGTTGCCGCCGGTGCGGTCGTGCAACGCGTGGGCGAGGGCGGGATCCACGTCGTGGAGGTGGTCGGCGACCTGCTCGGCGGTGAGAGCGGTGACGCTCATCCGTTCGGTGCCGCGTTGCCGGGTCAGGTCGCCGAGCGCGTCCGTCAGCGCCTGACGTGCCTGCGCGGGCTCCGGGCGGAGCGTGGCCAGCACCAGCAACGGCACCCGGTGCAGGTCGGCGCCGAGGAAGGTCAGCAGTTTGAGGGACGCGGCATCCGCCCAGTGGATGTCCTCCATGAGGAGGAGCACCGGTGCGGCGGCCACCCGGCGGGACAGGGCACCGGACACGGCGTCGTACAGCAGGAAGCGCGCGGTGTCGGGGTCGCCGGCGCCGGGTGCCTCGTCCCCGCCGGTGAGCCTGCGCGTCACCCCGGCCAGCTCGCCGTCACCGCCGTCGCCTCCGGTCCCGCCGCCCAGGGCGTTCAGGGCCTGGATCCACGGCCAGAAGGCGGGGGCGCCGCTCCCCTCGACGCAGCGGCTCCACACGACGGTGACGCCCGTCTCCTCCGCGATCCGCGCGGCGGCGTCGGCCAGGCGGGTCTTGCCGATCCCCGACTCCCCGCTGACCAGCAGGACGCCCCCCACACCGCGGACGGTGGCGTCCAGCCTCTCCCGGATCCGGCGCAGATGGGGTTCCCTGCCCACCAGCCTGCGGCGGCACTCGGCCAGCACGGACTGGTGTGTCTCCCCGCCCCCCGCGGCGCCGTGTGCGACGGGGCCGGACGGGCCGGCCGCGACGTGATCCGCGGGATCGGCCGGGACGGTGGGGATGTACATCTCCTGTTGCGGCACACGCGTGACCTGGACCTGGGCCGGCCACGGGCCCGTGACCGATTCGGGCGGGGAGCGGTCGAGTGATTCGTCCTGGTCGAGGATGGCCCGTTCGAGTCTGCGTAACGCGGGCCCCGGCTCCAGCCCGAGTTCGTCGCTCAGCAGGGTGCGGCAACGCTGGTAGGCCGCCAGCGCCTCGGCCTGTCTGCGGTCCCGGTACAGGGCACGCATGAGCAGGGCCCAGAAGCCCTCCCGGTAGGGGTCGAGACCGAGCAGGTGCCCGGCCTCGACGACGGCCTCGGCATGCCGGCCCAGCGCCAGCCACGTCTCGGCGCGCAGCGACAGGGCCGACAGCCTGGCCTCGGTGAGCCTGGCCACCGTGGGCCCGGCGAATGGGTCGTCGGCGAAGTCGGCGAGCGGCTCGCCGCGCCAGGCGGTCAGCGCCGCGTCCAGGAGCTGCTCGGCCTCCGGCGCCCGCCCGGCGCCCAGGGCCGCCTGCGCCGCCTCCACCGCCCGGCCGAACCGGTGGGCGTCCACCTGGTCGGGTGAGATGTCCAGCAGGTATCCGGGCTCGCGGGTCCGCAGGACCTGGGCCCGCGAGCGGGGGCTGCGCTGCGGTTCGAGGATCCTGCGGAGCTGGGAGATGTACGCCTGGAGCGTTCCGGTCGCACTGGAGGGCGGCTCGTCCGCCCAGAGCCGGTCGATCAACTGGTCCAGGGGGATCACATGGGGGGCGTTGAGGACCAGCAGCGTCAGCACGGCGCGTTGCTTGCGCGATCCCAGTTCGAGAGCGGTTCCCGCACCGTCGACGACCTCGACCGGGCCGAGAATACGGAAGTCCAGCCGGGTCGCCGGATCGGCCGGCGTTCGGTCGTCACCACCCTTGGCGAGCATCACAACTCCCGCGTGAGCCAGGCGACCGCCAGTCCCTCGATCGCGGAGTCATCGTATCGACAGGGCGCTATGTTCTTTTCGTCCTCTGCAAAAAACCCCGCCGAGCGGAGCAGGGCGGGCATTCCCGTCTCCTCGGGCGCGACCCGGTAACGCACCCGCCGAACACCGTCCGCGCACAGTTCTCTCAGCACATCCCCCAGCAGCCTGCGGCCCAGGCCCCGTCCCCGGTGGACCGGGTCCACGGTCAACGCCCGCAGCCGCGCCTCGTGGGCGGGCGGCCCCACCTGGACGATAGCGCCGGCCAACGGCGGATCACCGGCCGGCCGGGCCAGGTCGACCAGCAGGTAGGCCCGGCAACGGGCGACCGACACCTCGGCCAGTGCCCCGGCCAGTGCCGCGCCGAGCATGCCGGAGCCCCGCATGCCCACGTGCGCCGGAACCTCCCGCAGCAACAGCGTGCTGAACCGTCGGGGCTCGGATGGCGACGACATGCGCGTAAGCATGTTCCGGGCGTCTAGAAGACGACTAGCAGAACGCTGGGCCGATCGCGAGCCTCCGCCCCGTCCCGGCCGGTGCTCACCGCCCTCCCCGTCCCCGCCGCCCTCCCCCGTCCACCTCCCGCCGTCGCCTTCCCCGCAGGCGACGGGGGCCCAACTCGTTTCCAGGTCCGCCATTGGTGACCGCCCAGTTATCTCCAAGACGTGAGTGCGAGAACTGGGGAGCCGGTCCGATCGGGCCGGCCGGACGAACCCCCGTGGTTCGCGATCCCTCATCACCGGTTCCCACTACCAGAAGGAGACCCATGAGCACCGTCTCACCCGCTTCGGATCGGCTCGGCGAGGAGCTGGACACGCTGCGCCGGCAGGTGGAAGGCCCGGTGCTGACCCCCGGGCAGGACGGCTTCGACGCGGAGATCACCGGGTTCAACCTCGCCACCCGGCACCGTGCGGCCGTCGTGGTCGGCGCCGCCGGCGTCCAGGACGTCGCGGCGGCGGTCCGTTTCGCGACGCGGCACTCCCTGCCCGTCGCCGTTCAGGCCACCGGTCACGGAGCGGTCCAGGCGGCCGACGGGGCACTGTTGATCACCACCTCCCGGATGCGCGGCGTCACCGTCGACCCGTCCGACCGCAGCGCGCGGATCGACGCGGGCTGCACCTGGATGGATGTCATCGCCAAGGCGACGCCGCACGGCCTGGCGCCGTTGTGCGGATCGTCGTCCCGAGTGGGGGTGGTGGGCTACACGCTCGGCGGAGGCATCGGCCCGATCTCGCGGACGTTCGGCTTCGCCGCCGACCACGTCCGGGAGATCACCGTCGTGACCGCGGACGGGCAGGTCCGGGTGACGGCCCCGCACCAGGAACCGGACCTGTTCTGGGGGCTGCGCGGCGGCAAGGGCAGCCTCGGCGTGGTGACCTCCATCGTCGTCGACCTGTTCCCGGTGACGTCGCTGTACGGCGGCGGCCTCTACTACGCGGCCGAGGACACCCCCGCCGTCCTGCGCGCCTACGCGGACTGGGCCGGCACGCTGCCGGAGGCCACGACCACCTCCGTGGCGCTGCTGCGCCTGCCTCCGCTGCCCGACCTGCCGCCGCAGCTGCGCGGGCGCTTCGTCACCCACCTGCGCTTCGCCCACCTGGGCGAGGCACGGGAGGCCGAGGCCCTGCTCGCCCCGATGCGCGCCGTGGCCGAGCCGGTCCTCGACGGAATCGGTCAGCTGCCGTTCAGCGCGATCGACTCCGTGCACAGCGACCCGGTGGACCCCATGCCGACCTGGGAACGCGGCAGCCTGCTGCGTGAGTTCACCGAGGAGACCGCGCAGGCGCTGCTGGCGGTCGCGGGCCCGCAGAGCGAGGTGCCGCTGGCCATCGTGGAACTACGCCAGTTGGGCGGGGCCCTGGCCCGGGAGCCGCGCGAGCCGAACGCCGTGGGCGGGCGGGACGCCGCCTACTCCGTGCTGGTGATCGGCGCTCCGGTCCCCGAGTTGATGGACACCGTGATCCCGGCCGTGGGCCGGGCCGTGATCGACGCCTTGTCCCCCTGGTCGACCGGGGGGACGCTGCTCAACTTCCACGGGTCGGCGCTCGCCCCGGACGAACTGGCCCGCGCCTGGCCCGAGCCGGTGCTGACCAGGCTCGCCGCGCTCAAGGAGCGGTACGACCCGGCACGCGTCTTCCGCTTCGGCCACGTCGTGCCGCGCAGGTGAGACCCGGCGACGAGGCCCGGCCGGATCGGCCGGGATGCCGTCCGGCCGGATCGGAGCGGAATGCCAGGCCCGGACGACCGGGGCGGTGAGGACGAGGCCCGCCCGGACCGGGGCGGAACGGTGTGCCGTCCGGCCGGACGGGAGCGGGGCACCATCGGGGTAGGCGGGCCGGCGTCCTTGTGGGAGCGGGGCACCGTCGGGATAGGCGGGGCCGGCGTCCTTGTGGGAGTGGAGCGTCGGAGCGCGGGGCCGGCGGCCCTCGTTCAGGCCCCGGCCTGCGGGACGAGGCGTTCCACCGCGCGTTCCACCAGATCGTGCAACTGCGCCTCGTCGAACAGGTCGGGCAGCGTGAGCTGTTCCACGATCAGCCAGTTCATGGCCAGGTAGAGCAGTAGCACCGTCGTGGCGTCGCCGGGCAGGCCGGAGTCGAGGTGGTAGCCGACGTTGGCGTCGACGTCCGCCCTGATCCGCTCGGTGAGCACCGCGCGGAGGCCGGGACGGCGGGTCGCCTCCAGCCGCAGCTCCAGCAGGGCGAGGTAGCCCGCCCGGTAGGCGCCGATCCGGCCCACCAGCTCGTGCATGAGCTCGGCCACCCGTGCCCGGTTCCGGGGGCCCGTGAGGCTCGCGGCCATGGTCGCGGCGTCCGGCTGCAGCCGTTCGTAGATGTGCGCGCCGGCCTGGGTGAGCAGGTCGTCGCGGTTGGCGAAGTAGTTGGACGCCGTGCCGGCGGGCACCTGCGCCTGGGTGTCCACGGCCCGGAAGGTCAGGCCGCGCGCACCCTCACGGGCCAGCACGTCGATGGCGGCGTCGAGCAACGCCGCTCGCCTTGCCTGGTTCTGTCGCATCTCGGTTGACACCACTCCATCTGTAGTACTACGGTTTGACCACTACGAGCATAGTACTTCAGATGGAGTGAATGAATGCGAAAGCTTGTCTACTACGTCGCTCTGACCGTCGACGGCTACATCGCCGGCCCCGGCGGTGAGATCGACTTCTACCCGGTGGCGGACGACATGGCGGCGTGGATGAACACCCAGTACCCGGAGACCGTCCCCACCCACATCCGGGCCCAGATCGGCCTCGACACGCCGAACAAGCGCTTCGACACGATCGTGATGGGTCGCGGCACGTACGAGCCCGCGCTCGACGTCGGCATCACCAGCCCCTACCGGCACCTGCGGCAGCACGTCGTCTCGACCACGCTCCCCGAGATCGCCGACCCCGAGGTCGAACTGGTCCCCGGCGACCCGGTCGCGCTGGTCCGCCGGTTGAAGCAGGAGGACGGCATGGACATCTGGCTCGGTGGCGGCGGCAAGCTGGCCGGCACCCTGCTGCCCGAGATCGACGAGCTGATCGTCAAGAGCTACCCGGTGGTCGCGGGCGCCGGAATCCCCGCCTTCGCCGGGGAACTCCGCCCCACCCCCTTCATCCCGGTCCGGACGCGTTCCTTCAGCAACGGCACCACGGTCACCTGGTACACCCGGGGCTGAACCCCCGCCACCCCACCTCCCTCGCATCCCCGTGTCCTCGGACCACGCCGGGCCGCGCGTACCATTCAGCGGTGGAGGTTTTGGAGCCGGAGGTGTGGCAGGCGCGGGCCGAGGCCCACCGGCGACGGGTCGAGGCATGGACGGCACCGCACCTGGAGCGCAGGGGGCGGGGCGAGACCCACCCCGTCGAGGACTTCCTGTTCACCTACTACGGGCACCGGCCGGCGCGGCTGCGGCAGTGGCATCCGGGCGCCGGGCTGGTGCTGAAAGGCGCGCGCGACTTCGGCCGCGCCTACCTCGACACCCCCGGGGGAGCCACGCTCGACACCGCGGCGTTGATGGACAGGCGCGGATCCACCGTCGAGTGGATCGCGCGGCTGCTGGCCGCCACCGCGGCACGACCGGCGTATCTCGGCTGCTTCGGCCTGCACGAGTGGGCGATGGTCTACAAGACCGCGGAGGTGCGCCACGGCGCCTGGCCGCTGCGGCTCAGCGGGGCGGAGGTCGCGGAGGTGGTGGAGCAACGAGGCGTGCGGTGCGGTCATTTCGACGCGTTCCGCTTCTTCACCCCCGAGGCACGCCCGCTCAACGCCCTGCAGCCGACGCGGGAGCGACAGCGGGACCTGGAGCAGCCGGGCTGCCTACACGCCAACATGGACCTGTACAAGTGGGCGTACAAGCTGTCGCCGCTGGTGAGCGGCGAACTGGTCGCCGACTGCTTCGCGCTGGCCCGTGACATCCGCGTCGTGGACATGCGGGCCAGCCCGTACGACCTGAGCCCGCTCGGCTATCGGGCGATCCGGATCGAGACGCCCGAGGGACGGGCCGAGTACGCCGCCGAGCAGCGGGGGTTCGCCGAGCGGGCACGGCCGCTGCGGCAGCGCCTGCTCGACGCCTGCGAACGGCTCCTCGCCGGCACCCGCCACCCTCGATTCAAGGTGGCAGAAGAGATTCATGTCCCGGACGAGATCGGTCGGTAGCCTGCTGTCCGCGCCGTGGGAGGCGTCGCCGGCTCCCCGACACGCCGGATCCGTCGTCTCCCGTGCCGATCCCTTCCGGCGAGACCTGCGGACGCCGAGGTGCGGCGCCGCAGACCCGGTGGCCGCGGCGCCGCGCCATGATCAGCCGGTGTAGGCCGGCCTGACGACGACGGGCTCCTCCGGAGCCGCCGGCGCCGGGGCGGGCCCTTGCTCGGCCGGCGCCGGGGTGGCAGGCCCTTGCTCGGCCGGCACCGGGACGGGCGAGGCGGCCGGCTTCGCAGGATCGGCCGCGGCCGTGCCCGAGAAGCCTGCGAGGCCCGCGGTCAGGGCCAGCACCGCACTGATGCCGATGAGCGTGGCTTTGATCTTCATAGGGTTCCCCTGTTCATTCGTTCATTCACATCGGGCCTCAGCCCCGTGTGACTCGGGCCTCAGCCCCGTATGACGACCGGAGTACCGATCGCCAGGTTCTTCGCCATCCAGGTGATGTCGTCGTTGCTGATCCGGACGCAGCCGTGGCTGGCCCGCGTGCCGATGGCGGAGGGCTTGTTCGTCCCGTGGATCGCCAGCTGGCCCGGGCCACCGGCGAAGCTCTTCAGCACCGGCGAGAAGCCGCTCAGCCCGAAGGCGTAGGCGCCGTAGGCCCCGTCCTGGTCGACGGGTTTCACCAGCTCGGTGAAGAAGTAGCGACCTGGAGGTGTCGGCGTGCCCGCTTCACCCGTCGCGACCTTGCCCGTCCTGACGGCCCTGTCACCGTCATAGACCGTGAACCTGAACGCCCCGCGATCGATCTCCACCCGGTAGGCGGTCTCCGCGAGCGTCACGTCGGTGGCCTTGATCCAGCCCTTGCTGCCGTTCGGCCGGATCGGCAGCAGCACCTGGAGCCACTCGCCCTCCTCACGTTCCACCAGGAAGACACGCGTCGCGCCGTAGTCGTTGGGGCTCGTGATCGTCCTCTGTGCCGCCCCCTCCTTGTCTCCGTAGACCGTGATCCGAGATCCCTTGACGCTCGCGATCTTTGAACTGACGCTGCTCACCGGCTCGGGTCGCGCGGCACTGCTCACCGGCTCGGGTCGCGCGGCGTTGCCCGCGTTGCTCGCGCTGCCCGCACAGCCGGTCAGCAGGAAGGCGAGCGTCGCCGCAGCAGCCGTACGAAGCAGGTTGGTTCTCACCCGCCGCAGCCTGGCGACAGAATGTGTGAAACCTGTTTGGTTGTCATGCGGATCCCATGTGCACCCCCCGACATGGGCATAACCTCAGCCCATGTGCGCGTACGTACTGGTCGCCGAGGACGATCCGAAGCAGGCCGAACTGCTCAGGCGGTATCTGGAGCAGCAGGGCCATGAGGTCCTCGTCGTGCACGACGGGCGTTCCGCGATCGACGAGGCGCGGCGGGCGGATCCCGACCTCGTGATACTCGACGTGATGATGCCGAAGGTCGACGGATTGGACGTCTGCCGGGTGCTGCGGGCCGAGTCCGACCTGCCGATCCTGATGCTGACCGCCAGGTCCACCGAGGACGATCTGCTGCTGGGGCTCGACCTCGGTGCGGACGACTATGTCGCCAAGCCGTACAGCCCGCGTGAGCTGATGGCCCGTGTGCGGACCCTGTTGCGCCGTACCGGGAAGTCTCACGACGCCGATCGGCAGGTGTTCCAGGCGGGCGATCTCCTCGTGGATCCGGTCAGGCACACCGTCACCACGGCGGGCACACCGGTGGACTGCACACCCGCGGAGTTCCGGATCATCGAGACGCTGGCCGCCGAGCCGGAGCGGGTGTTCACCAGGAAGCAGTTGCTGGAGCGCGTCCACGGCTTCGACAGGTTCATCACCGAACGCACGGTCGACGTGCACGTGATGAACCTGCGCAAGAAGATCGAGCCTGATCCGCGCCGCCCGGTCCGGCTGCTGACCGTGTACGGCGTCGGTTACAAACTGACCCGCGCATGAGGTCGTTGTTCGCCAGGCTGCTCACGAGTTCGGCCGTCGTGGCGGTCTGCTCGATCACGGCGACCGCGTGGCTGGCCGCCAGCAGCACCTCCGGCGCCATCCGGCAGGAGCAGGGCCAGACGCTGGCCAGCGACGCCCGGATCAACAACAGCCTGCTCGGCTACGCCTCCCGCCATCCGGACTGGTCGGGCGTCGCCACCACCTTGCGCGATCTCGCCGCCCAGAACGGTCGCCGCATCGCGCTGGTCACCGAGAACGGCACCCTCATCGCGGATTCGGCGACCACCGGGACCCCACTGCCCGCCAGGGTGGCGGCCGTCGTCGACCCGCTGGCCGTGGACGTGACCCTGGTGCCGGGAGCGGCCAGGGACCGTATCGACCCACGCGCGGTAGGTCCTTTCCTGCTGTCCGACCGTGATCGCGTCCGGCTGAGGAAGGCCGCCGACACCTACACCGCCTGTGCGGGCCGCAGCGGGCAGGCCGTGCAGGTGACCGTCTCGAACACCGGCAGGCCCCTCGTCACGACGCTCGACCAGGGGGGCGGTCAGGAGCCGAGCCCGG contains:
- a CDS encoding dihydrofolate reductase family protein; translated protein: MRKLVYYVALTVDGYIAGPGGEIDFYPVADDMAAWMNTQYPETVPTHIRAQIGLDTPNKRFDTIVMGRGTYEPALDVGITSPYRHLRQHVVSTTLPEIADPEVELVPGDPVALVRRLKQEDGMDIWLGGGGKLAGTLLPEIDELIVKSYPVVAGAGIPAFAGELRPTPFIPVRTRSFSNGTTVTWYTRG
- a CDS encoding 3-methyladenine DNA glycosylase, with the translated sequence MEVLEPEVWQARAEAHRRRVEAWTAPHLERRGRGETHPVEDFLFTYYGHRPARLRQWHPGAGLVLKGARDFGRAYLDTPGGATLDTAALMDRRGSTVEWIARLLAATAARPAYLGCFGLHEWAMVYKTAEVRHGAWPLRLSGAEVAEVVEQRGVRCGHFDAFRFFTPEARPLNALQPTRERQRDLEQPGCLHANMDLYKWAYKLSPLVSGELVADCFALARDIRVVDMRASPYDLSPLGYRAIRIETPEGRAEYAAEQRGFAERARPLRQRLLDACERLLAGTRHPRFKVAEEIHVPDEIGR
- a CDS encoding response regulator transcription factor; translation: MCAYVLVAEDDPKQAELLRRYLEQQGHEVLVVHDGRSAIDEARRADPDLVILDVMMPKVDGLDVCRVLRAESDLPILMLTARSTEDDLLLGLDLGADDYVAKPYSPRELMARVRTLLRRTGKSHDADRQVFQAGDLLVDPVRHTVTTAGTPVDCTPAEFRIIETLAAEPERVFTRKQLLERVHGFDRFITERTVDVHVMNLRKKIEPDPRRPVRLLTVYGVGYKLTRA
- a CDS encoding L,D-transpeptidase, which gives rise to MRTNLLRTAAAATLAFLLTGCAGSASNAGNAARPEPVSSAARPEPVSSVSSKIASVKGSRITVYGDKEGAAQRTITSPNDYGATRVFLVEREEGEWLQVLLPIRPNGSKGWIKATDVTLAETAYRVEIDRGAFRFTVYDGDRAVRTGKVATGEAGTPTPPGRYFFTELVKPVDQDGAYGAYAFGLSGFSPVLKSFAGGPGQLAIHGTNKPSAIGTRASHGCVRISNDDITWMAKNLAIGTPVVIRG